From Diadema setosum chromosome 5, eeDiaSeto1, whole genome shotgun sequence, the proteins below share one genomic window:
- the LOC140228337 gene encoding uncharacterized protein has translation MSNIPKDNPGGESGGRAILWMIPRTISTAFTKCMSGIPGCEVWMEPFGFCHFALKELEKIGITEQPMSYDGHEKEFKIAAEAMEKYMPGVTYFPDRLPFATIKKNLEESTSEYVFVKDESVAMPTDQRRQFIPKGYQQAFIIRHPLLVYKSMRKASFAQLQEADMFEFNETDESSFDLRPYAKEYSTDALFQQHHELWTYIRDHVNPSPLVIDSSALLTNPAPVLREFCKAVGFPYSESLLQWSGSPEVAQSWQWPADNMYKNEAFLGVVMYSTHFTPPAAVPAWEEVTDDVRELAEKAMPYYEDMLQHRLK, from the exons ATGTCTAATATACCGAAAGACAACCCTGGTGGAGAAAGCGGGGGTCGGGCGATTCTGTGGATGATACCCAGAACAATCTCGACGGCGTTCACAAAGTGCATGTCGGGGATTCCAGGCTGCGAGGTGTGGATGGAACCGTTTGGCTTCTGCCACTTTGCCTTGAAGGAACTAGAGAAGATCGGGATTACGGAGCAACCAATGAGCTATGATGGTCACGAGAAGGAGTTTAAGATAGCTGCCGAGGCTATGGAGAAATACATGCCTGGGGTCACCTATTTTCCAGATAGATTACC GTTTGCAACTATCAAGAAGAATTTGGAGGAATCAACCAGTGAATATGTTTTCGTCAAAGATGAAAGCGTAGCCATGCCAACCGACCAGAGAAGACAATTCATCCCAAAGGGATACCAGCAAGCCTTCATCATCCGGCATCCTCTGCTCGTGTACAAGTCTATGAGGAAGGCGTCCTTCGCACAGCTCCAAGAAGCTGACATGTTTGAGTTCAACGAAACTGATGAAAGTTCCTTCGACCTTCGTCCCTACGCCAAAGAGTATAGCACCGATGCCCTCTTCCAGCAGCATCACGAGCTCTGGACCTACATACGAGATCATGTCAACCCGTCACCGTTGGTCATCGATTCGTCTGCTCTTCTCACCAACCCCGCACCGGTACTTCGAGAGTTCTGTAAAGCCGTGGGTTTCCCCTACTCAGAGTCGCTCCTACAATGGTCTGGATCGCCTGAGGTAGCCCAGTCGTGGCAATGGCCAGCTGATAACATGTATAAGAATGAAGCCTTCTTGGGTGTGGTCATGTACAGCACCCATTTCACTCCACCGGCAGCGGTCCCGGCCTGGGAAGAGGTAACAGACGATGTGCGGGAACTCGCTGAGAAAGCGATGCCCTACTATGAAGACATGCTTCAACATCGGTTGAAGTAA